One segment of Urocitellus parryii isolate mUroPar1 chromosome 5, mUroPar1.hap1, whole genome shotgun sequence DNA contains the following:
- the Fkbp4 gene encoding peptidyl-prolyl cis-trans isomerase FKBP4, which produces MTAEEMKAAESGAQSAPLPLEGVDISPKHDEGVLKVIKREGTGTEMPMIGDRVTVHYTGWLLDGTKFDSSLDRKDKFSFDLGKGEVIKAWDIAVATMKVGEVCHITCKPEYAYGSAGSPPKIPPNATLVFEVELFEFKGEDLTEDEDGGIIRRIRTRGEGYARPNEGAIVEVTLEGYHQDQLFDQRELRFEIGEGESLDLPCGLEKAIQRMEKGEHSVVYLKSSYAFGSTGKEKFQIPPYAELRYEIHLKSFEKAKESWEMNSEEKLEQSTIVKERGTVYFKEGKYKQALLQYKKIVSWLEYESSFSNEEVQKAQALRLASHLNLAMCHLKLQAFSAAIESCNKALELDSNNEKGLFRRGEAHLAVNDFDLARADFQKVLQLYPNNKAAKTQLAVCQQRIRKQLAREKKLYANMFERLAEEESKAKSEVAAGDHSTDTEMKDEQKNSVAGSQSQVETEA; this is translated from the exons ATGACCGCCGAGGAGATGAAGGCAGCCGAAAGCGGGGCGCAGTCTGCGCCTCTGCCCCTCGAGGGAGTGGACATCAGCCCCAAGCATGACGAAGGCGTGCTTAAG gTCATCAAGCGAGAGGGTACAGGCACAGAGATGCCCATGATTGGGGACCGAGTCACAGTCCACTACACTGGCTGGCTATTAGATGGCACAAAGTTTGACTCCAGTCTGGACCGCAAGGACAAGTTCTCCTTTGATCTGGGAAAAG GGGAGGTCATCAAGGCTTGGGATATTGCTGTAGCGACCATGAAGGTGGGGGAAGTGTGCCACATCACCTGCAAACCAGAATATGCTTATGGTTCAGCGGGCAGCCCTCCAAAGATCCCCCCCAATGCCACGCTTGTGTTTGAG GTTGAGCTGTTTGAATTCAAGGGAGAAGATCTGACAGAAGATGAAGATGGTGGAATCATCCGCAGAATACGGACTCGGGGTGAAGGCTATGCCCGGCCCAATGAGGGCGCCATTGTGGAGG TCACACTGGAAGGGTACCACCAGGACCAGCTCTTTGACCAGCGGGAACTCCGCTTTGAGATTGGTGAGGGGGAAAGTCTTGATCTGCCCTGTGGGCTGGAGAAGGCCATTCAGCGCATGGAGAAAGGAGAACATTCCGTTGTGTACCTCAAGTCCAG CTATgcttttggcagtactgggaagGAAAAGTTCCAGATTCCACCATATGCAGAGCTGAGATATGAAATACACCTCAAGAGTTTTGAGAAG GCCAAGGAGTCTTGGGAGATGAATTCTGAGGAGAAACTGGAGCAGAGCACCATAGTGAAGGAGCGGGGCACTGTGTACTTCAAG GAAGGCAAGTACAAGCAAGCCTTACTACAGTACAAGAAGATTGTATCCTGGCTGGAATACGAGTCAAGTTTTTCCAATGAGGAAGTACAGAAAGCACAGGCCCTTCGACTGGCCTCCCACCTCAACCTGGCCATGTGTCATCTGAAACTGCAGGCCTTCTCAGCTGCCATTGAAAGCTGTAACAAG GCCCTGGAACTGGACAGCAACAATGAGAAAGGCCTCTTCCGCCGGGGGGAGGCCCACCTGGCTGTGAACGACTTTGACCTGGCACGGGCTGACTTCCAGAAGGTCCTACAGCTCTACCCCAACAACAAAGCTGCCAAGACCCAGCTGGCTGTGTGCCAGCAGCGGATCCGCAAGCAACTTGCCCGAGAGAAAAAGCTCTATGCCAACATGTTTGAGAGGCtagcagaggaa